From the genome of Spinacia oleracea cultivar Varoflay chromosome 2, BTI_SOV_V1, whole genome shotgun sequence, one region includes:
- the LOC110806216 gene encoding tetratricopeptide repeat domain-containing protein PYG7, chloroplastic isoform X1 has protein sequence MISSSISDKILHLVPILVKSSSSTGKSSSMFLSQSSFSSCVLVASLSPSKFKLLSCSTNDPRNLSSCDGLFKHQRHKFGMALTWRPILSINQHELSKKHCAGENVKGLLRGGIALSSATIAWLASSQVAYSSTDIKINPVYEVGELFELGIQLSYVLLLLALLGVGTFYVIRQVLVRRELDLSAKELQEQVRSGDANATELFELGAVMLRRKFYPAATKFLLQAIDKWDGDDQDLAQVYNALGVSFVRDGKIDKGIAQFEKAVKLQPGYVTAWNNLGDAFEQKKDLKTALKAFEEVLLFDPNNKVARPRVDSLRDRINVYKGVPVKSKER, from the exons ATGATTTCATCCTCAATCTCTGATAAAATCCTCCATTTGGTCCCAATTTTGGTGAAGTCTTCTTCTTCTACAGGCAAATCTTCTTCTATGTTTCTCTCTCAATCATCCTTTTCTTCTTGTGTATTGGTAGCTTCATTATCACCTTCCAAATTCAAGTTATTATCTTGTTCAACTAATGATCCCAGAAATTTGAGCTCTTGTGATGGTCTATTCAAACATCAACGCCAT AAATTTGGAATGGCATTGACATGGAGACCAATCTTATCAATAAATCAGCATG AACTCTCTAAGAAACATTGCGCTGGCGAAAATGTGAAGGGTTTGTTGAGAGGTGGTATTGCCCTTTCATCTGCTACAATTGCCTGGTTGGCTTCTTCGCAAGTGGCATACTCCAGCACTGACATCAAAATAAATCCAGTTTATGAGGTTGGAGAGTTATTTGAATTGGGGATTCAATTGTCATATGTGCTTTTGCTGTTGGCTTTGCTTGGAGTTGGGACTTTTTATGTTATCCGCCAGGTCCTTGTTCGTCGTGAACTTGATCTTTCTGCTAAAGAATTGCAG GAGCAAGTAAGGAGTGGTGACGCAAATGCAACTGAACTCTTTGAACTTGGAGCAGTGATGCTGAGAAGAAAGTTTTACCCAGCCGCCACTAAATTCTTGCTTCAGGCAATTGATAAATGGGATGGAGATGACCAGGATCTTGCCCAG GTATACAATGCATTGGGTGTGAGTTTTGTGCGTGATGGAAAGATTGACAAGGGTATCGCGCAGTTTGAGAAAGCTGTTAAGCTTCAACCAGGGTATGTGACTGCTTGGAACAACCTTGGTGATGCATTTGAACAGAAGAAAGATCTCAAGACTGCTCTTAAGGCGTTTGAAGAAGTACTGCTTTTCGACCCCAACAATAAGGTGGCACGCCCTCGAGTTGACTCACTGAGGGATCGTATTAACGTCTACAAAGGTGTTCCTGTTAAATCCAAAGAACGCTGA
- the LOC110806216 gene encoding tetratricopeptide repeat domain-containing protein PYG7, chloroplastic isoform X2: MVYSNINAMQKFGMALTWRPILSINQHELSKKHCAGENVKGLLRGGIALSSATIAWLASSQVAYSSTDIKINPVYEVGELFELGIQLSYVLLLLALLGVGTFYVIRQVLVRRELDLSAKELQEQVRSGDANATELFELGAVMLRRKFYPAATKFLLQAIDKWDGDDQDLAQVYNALGVSFVRDGKIDKGIAQFEKAVKLQPGYVTAWNNLGDAFEQKKDLKTALKAFEEVLLFDPNNKVARPRVDSLRDRINVYKGVPVKSKER; encoded by the exons ATGGTCTATTCAAACATCAACGCCAT GCAGAAATTTGGAATGGCATTGACATGGAGACCAATCTTATCAATAAATCAGCATG AACTCTCTAAGAAACATTGCGCTGGCGAAAATGTGAAGGGTTTGTTGAGAGGTGGTATTGCCCTTTCATCTGCTACAATTGCCTGGTTGGCTTCTTCGCAAGTGGCATACTCCAGCACTGACATCAAAATAAATCCAGTTTATGAGGTTGGAGAGTTATTTGAATTGGGGATTCAATTGTCATATGTGCTTTTGCTGTTGGCTTTGCTTGGAGTTGGGACTTTTTATGTTATCCGCCAGGTCCTTGTTCGTCGTGAACTTGATCTTTCTGCTAAAGAATTGCAG GAGCAAGTAAGGAGTGGTGACGCAAATGCAACTGAACTCTTTGAACTTGGAGCAGTGATGCTGAGAAGAAAGTTTTACCCAGCCGCCACTAAATTCTTGCTTCAGGCAATTGATAAATGGGATGGAGATGACCAGGATCTTGCCCAG GTATACAATGCATTGGGTGTGAGTTTTGTGCGTGATGGAAAGATTGACAAGGGTATCGCGCAGTTTGAGAAAGCTGTTAAGCTTCAACCAGGGTATGTGACTGCTTGGAACAACCTTGGTGATGCATTTGAACAGAAGAAAGATCTCAAGACTGCTCTTAAGGCGTTTGAAGAAGTACTGCTTTTCGACCCCAACAATAAGGTGGCACGCCCTCGAGTTGACTCACTGAGGGATCGTATTAACGTCTACAAAGGTGTTCCTGTTAAATCCAAAGAACGCTGA
- the LOC110806216 gene encoding tetratricopeptide repeat domain-containing protein PYG7, chloroplastic isoform X3: protein MALTWRPILSINQHELSKKHCAGENVKGLLRGGIALSSATIAWLASSQVAYSSTDIKINPVYEVGELFELGIQLSYVLLLLALLGVGTFYVIRQVLVRRELDLSAKELQEQVRSGDANATELFELGAVMLRRKFYPAATKFLLQAIDKWDGDDQDLAQVYNALGVSFVRDGKIDKGIAQFEKAVKLQPGYVTAWNNLGDAFEQKKDLKTALKAFEEVLLFDPNNKVARPRVDSLRDRINVYKGVPVKSKER, encoded by the exons ATGGCATTGACATGGAGACCAATCTTATCAATAAATCAGCATG AACTCTCTAAGAAACATTGCGCTGGCGAAAATGTGAAGGGTTTGTTGAGAGGTGGTATTGCCCTTTCATCTGCTACAATTGCCTGGTTGGCTTCTTCGCAAGTGGCATACTCCAGCACTGACATCAAAATAAATCCAGTTTATGAGGTTGGAGAGTTATTTGAATTGGGGATTCAATTGTCATATGTGCTTTTGCTGTTGGCTTTGCTTGGAGTTGGGACTTTTTATGTTATCCGCCAGGTCCTTGTTCGTCGTGAACTTGATCTTTCTGCTAAAGAATTGCAG GAGCAAGTAAGGAGTGGTGACGCAAATGCAACTGAACTCTTTGAACTTGGAGCAGTGATGCTGAGAAGAAAGTTTTACCCAGCCGCCACTAAATTCTTGCTTCAGGCAATTGATAAATGGGATGGAGATGACCAGGATCTTGCCCAG GTATACAATGCATTGGGTGTGAGTTTTGTGCGTGATGGAAAGATTGACAAGGGTATCGCGCAGTTTGAGAAAGCTGTTAAGCTTCAACCAGGGTATGTGACTGCTTGGAACAACCTTGGTGATGCATTTGAACAGAAGAAAGATCTCAAGACTGCTCTTAAGGCGTTTGAAGAAGTACTGCTTTTCGACCCCAACAATAAGGTGGCACGCCCTCGAGTTGACTCACTGAGGGATCGTATTAACGTCTACAAAGGTGTTCCTGTTAAATCCAAAGAACGCTGA
- the LOC110806209 gene encoding dolichyl-diphosphooligosaccharide--protein glycosyltransferase subunit 2, whose product MKPRMTPILGFLALLLISSICEAAIFRPISDSHRSAAREIFKPIDGSLKSLEDAYEALRTFEILGIEKDLDISTSTCPLIAETFKSSSASLKDVSFALKSNRVLKCKIDGEEFKVVSSRLQAAITKADSLLDFYYSVGSLVLLKDQATHLEIHLENANQVFRSIKALGQSDGRWRYSSKKPESSTRAAGIALETLAGVVSLTSADIDQSLIGTLKNDIVKLFDSIEKYDDGAMFFDEKIVDALEYQGPLSTTSSVVRGLVAFADVTSGKITVSENRILGLAKYFLGVGVPGNPRDFFDQIDALALLENNRVSSPLILSLPSTVLSISRNDQLKVKVNTLLGFKGPAVTVKIVQAASVDSTSAPVIENQDLEYDTVGGFHVLNSLPENIDVGIHEFVFKVVLNDPSQSDIYATGGRTWVKVYFTGEIKVENAEISVLDNDLGNVESRKKLELSADSAISLSANHLQKLRLSFQLSSPLGNTFKPHQALLKLRHETNVEHVFVVGNSGKKFELTLDFLGLVDKLYYLSGKYDLQLTVGDAVMENSFFRSLGHIELDLPEAPEKAAKPPLQPIDPLSRFGPKEEITHIFRAPEKRPPKELSLVFLGLTFVPLVGFLIGLLRLGVNFKKFPTSSVPAAFAVLFHVGIAAVLGLYALFWLKLNLFTTLKYLSFLGVFLLFIGHRTLSHLASPSAKLKAT is encoded by the exons ATGAAACCCA GAATGACCCCAATCCTAGGGTTTTTGGCTCTACTTTTGATTTCGTCGATCTGTGAAGCTGCGATCTTCCGCCCGATTTCGGATTCTCATCGATCTGCGGCTCGTGAGATTTTCAAGCCAATCGATGGATCTCTCAAAAG CCTTGAAGACGCTTATGAGGCTTTAAGAACCTTTGAGATCCTGGGAATTGAGAAAGATCTTGATATAAGCACTTCAACCTGCCCTTTGATTGCGGAGACCTTCAAGTCTTCTTCTGCCAGTTTGAAGGATGTCAGTTTTGCATTGAAATCGAATCGTGTTCTAAAATGCAAGATTGACGGAGAGGAATTTAAG GTTGTCAGCTCCAGACTCCAAGCTGCTATTACTAAAGCAGACTCGTTGCTTGACTTCTACTATTCAGTTGGAAGCTTGGTACTTCTTAAG GATCAGGCTACTCATCTAGAAATTCATCTTGAAAATGCTAACCAAGTCTTCCGCTCGATCAAG GCACTTGGTCAGAGTGATGGGCGGTGGCGCTATAGTTCCAAAAAACCTGAGTCCAGTACTCGTGCTGCTG GAATAGCACTTGAAACTCTTGCTGGTGTTGTGTCATTGACTTCAGCTGATATCGACCAATCACTG ATTGGTACTCTGAAGAATGATATAGTTAAACTGTTTGACAGCATTGAGAAATACG ATGATGGTGCCATGTTCTTTGACGAGAAAATTGTTGATGCTCTTGAATACCAAGGCCCACTTTCAACTACGTCGTCAGTTGTTCGAGGACTTGTCGCATTTGCTGATGTAACTTCTGGGAAGATTACT GTTTCAGAAAACAGAATTTTGGGTTTGGCTAAATATTTTCTTGGTGTTGGAGTGCCTGGGAATCCCCGTGATTTCTTTGACCAGATTGATGCACTGGCTTTGTTGGAAAACAACCG gGTGTCATCTCCATTGATCTTGTCACTCCCTTCTACTGTGCTATCTATTTCCAGGAATGACCAGCTCAAG GTTAAGGTGAACACTCTACTTGGGTTTAAGGGACCTGCCGTGACAGTGAAAATTGTGCAAGCTGCCAGTGTTGATTCGACAAGTGCTCCTGTAATCGAGAATCAG GATCTCGAGTATGATACAGTTGGTGGATTTCATGTCTTGAATTCTTTGCCAGAGAATATTGATGTTGGGATACATGAATTTGTTTTCAAG GTTGTCCTCAATGATCCAAGTCAGAGTGATATATATGCAACAGGAGGCCGAACTTGGGTTAAAGTTTATTTCACAGGAGAAATCAAAGTTGAAAATGCGGAGATATCTGTCCTTGATAATGATCTTGGCAATGTGGAATCTCGGAAAAA GTTGGAATTGTCGGCAGACAGTGCCATTTCTCTGTCAGCAAATCATCTCCAGAAGCTGCGGCTCTCCTTCCAGCTGTCCTCGCCTTTGGGAAATACATTCAAGCCCCATCAG GCATTGCTGAAGCTGAGACATGAGACAAATGTTGAACATGTATTTGTGGTTGGGAACTCAGGGAAAAAGTTTGAATTGACACTG GATTTCCTTGGACTAGTGGACAAGCTCTACTACCTTTCTGGCAAATATGATCTTCAACTAACTGTTGGAGATGCTGTCATG GAGAACTCTTTCTTCCGGTCCCTGGGTCATATTGAGTTAGATCTTCCTGAAGCACCTGAGAAGGCAGCTAAGCCACCTCTTCAGCCAATTGACCCTCTCTCGAGGTTTGGACCCAAAGAAGAAATAACACACATATTCAGAGCTCCGGAAAAGCGTCCACCGAAGGAACTATCTCTTGTTTTCTTGGGTCTAACCTTTGTTCCACTTGTAGGATTTTTGATTGGG CTGCTTCGCCTTGGGGTTAACTTTAAGAAATTCCCGACATCATCAGTCCCTGCTGCATTTGCTGTACTCTTCCACGTCGGCATTGCAGCTGTTCTTGGCCTTTATGCACTTTTCTGGCTGAAG TTGAACCTGTTTACAACACTGAAGTACTTGAGCTTCTTGGGAGTGTTCTTGTTATTTATCGGTCACAGGACTCTTTCCCACCTTGCCTCTCCATCTGCCAAATTGAAAGCTACCTAA